The sequence below is a genomic window from Serratia nevei.
TGATCCCGCCGCAGAACGACGTCGATCTGCACGCCAACGACATGAACTTCGTGGCGATCGCCGAAAACGGCAAGCTGGTAGGCTTCAACCTGCTGGTGGGCGGCGGGTTGTCCATCGAGCACGGCAACAAGAAAACCTACGCGCGCCAGGCCAGCGAGTTCGGCTACATTCCACTCGAACATACGCTGGCGGTCGCGGAGGCCGTGGTGACCACGCAGCGCGACTGGGGCAACCGCACCGATCGCAAGAACGCCAAAACCAAATACACGCTGGAACGTGTCGGGGTGGACGTTTTCCGCGCCGAAGTGGAAAAGCGCGCCGGCATCACCTTCGCGCCGATCCGGCCGTATGAATTCACCGGCCGCGGCGATCGCATCGGTTGGGTGAAGGGCATCGACGATCAGTGGCACCTGACGCTGTTTATCGAGAACGGCCGCCTGCTGGACTATCCGGGGCGCCCGCTGAAGACCGGCATGGCGGAGATCGCCAAGATCCATAAAGGCGACTTCCGTCTGACGGCGAACCAAAACGTGATCATCGCCGGCGTGCCGGAAAGCGAGAAGGCAAAGATCGAAGCCCTGGCGCGCGATCATGGCCTGATCGACGACGAGATCAGCGAGCAACGCAAGAACTCGATGGCCTGCGTATCGTTCCCGACCTGCCCGTTGGCGATGGCGGAGGCTGAGCGCTTCCTGCCGCAGTTCGTCACCAAGGTGGAAGGGATCATGCATCGGCACGGGGTGGGCGACGAGCATATCGTGCTGCGCATCACCGGTTGCCCGAACGGCTGCGGCCGCGCGCTGCTGGCGGAGCTGGGGCTGGTGGGCAAGGCGGTCGGCCGCTATAACCTGCATTTGGGTGGCAACCGCGAAGGCACGCGCATTCCGCGCATGTACCGCGAGAACATCAACGAAGACGAGATCCTGGGCGAGATCGACCTGTTGGTGGGGCGCTGGGCGAAGGAGCGCAACGCCGGCGAAGGCTTCGGCGACTTCACCGTTCGCGCGGGCATCGTCAAACCGGTGCTGGATCCGGCGCGAGATTTCTGGGAGTGAGGCCGGGCGGTCCCTGGGCAGAGGGGCCGCACAGGTAATTTCAAGTAGCAGGAGAGACAACATGGCTGAATTCGATCTGGCGGCGCTGAACGCGTTGCCCAAATCCGGGCAGGCGCTGGCATTGGCGGTGGTCAACGGCCAACTGGAGACCCTCAGCGCCGAACAGCGCGTTGCATGGGCGCTGGAGCATCTGCCCGGCGAGTTCGTACTCTCGTCCAGTTTCGGCATTCAGGCGGCGGTGTGTCTGCACCTGGTGACGCGCATCCGGCCGGATATCCCGGTGATCCTGACCGACACCGGTTACCTGTTCCCGGAAACCTACCGCTTTATCGATCAACTGACCGACCAGCTGAAGCTGAATCTGCAGGTGTTCCGCGCCGAACAGTCTCCCGCCTGGCAAGAGGCGCGCTACGGCAAGCTGTGGGAACAGGGCGTGGAAGGGATTGAAAAGTACAACCAGATCAACAAGGTTGAGCCGATGAACCGCGCGCTGGAGACGCTGGGGGCACAGAGCTGGTTCGCCGGCCTGCGGCGCGAGCAGTCCGGCAGCCGCGCCAATCTGCCGGTGCTGGCGGTGCAGCGCGGGGTGTTCAAGATCCTGCCGATCATCGACTGGGACAACCGCAAGATTTACCAGTATCTGACCGAGCACGGGCTGAACTATCACCCGCTGTGGGAGCAGGGTTACCTGTCGGTAGGCGATACCCATACCACCCAGAAGTGGGAGCCGGGCATGAGCGAGGAAGAGACGCGTTTCTTCGGGCTGAAGCGCGAGTGCGGCCTGCACGAAGGCTAAACGAGGCGAATCACACGACAGGGCTCAGCAATGCTGGGCCCTGTTTTTTTGCGGGCTACTTTTTCTTCTGTGCTTTCGGCGGGTGCGCCTGCGCCAGCTCTTTGATCAGCGGCAGCAGGATCTGCACGCTGTCGCGGCTGCGTTTGTCGATCCGTCCCGGCAGGTAGCGATCCAGGTACTGCAGGTTGTCATACTGCGGGCGGTGCCAGGTGATGCCCTGCGGGAAGTGCGGGCTGACGGCGCGCTGCTGGTAGCCGTCCTTGTCGCCCAGCGACCAGTTGGTGGCCTCCACCGACAGCACCGGGATGCCTGCGGCGTCGAATACCTCTTGATCGGAGCAGCAGCCGGTGCCCTTCGGATGCTGTGCGCTACCCGGATTGCTGGCGGCGGCGATGCCGTAGCGATGGGCGATATCCAGCGCGCGATCGCGGGAGCGT
It includes:
- a CDS encoding phosphoadenylyl-sulfate reductase codes for the protein MAEFDLAALNALPKSGQALALAVVNGQLETLSAEQRVAWALEHLPGEFVLSSSFGIQAAVCLHLVTRIRPDIPVILTDTGYLFPETYRFIDQLTDQLKLNLQVFRAEQSPAWQEARYGKLWEQGVEGIEKYNQINKVEPMNRALETLGAQSWFAGLRREQSGSRANLPVLAVQRGVFKILPIIDWDNRKIYQYLTEHGLNYHPLWEQGYLSVGDTHTTQKWEPGMSEEETRFFGLKRECGLHEG
- the cysI gene encoding assimilatory sulfite reductase (NADPH) hemoprotein subunit — encoded protein: MSDKHPGPLVVEGKLADAERMKKESHFLRGTIAEDLNDGLTGGFNGDNFLLIRFHGMYQQDDRDIRAERAEQKLEPRHAMMLRCRLPGGIISPQQWLGIDKFAQESTLYGSIRITNRQTFQFHGILKGNVKPVHQLLNRLGLDALATANDVNRNVLCTSNPVESELHQEAYEWAKKISEHLLPRTRAYAEVWLDQEKVATTDEEPILGPTYLPRKFKTTVVIPPQNDVDLHANDMNFVAIAENGKLVGFNLLVGGGLSIEHGNKKTYARQASEFGYIPLEHTLAVAEAVVTTQRDWGNRTDRKNAKTKYTLERVGVDVFRAEVEKRAGITFAPIRPYEFTGRGDRIGWVKGIDDQWHLTLFIENGRLLDYPGRPLKTGMAEIAKIHKGDFRLTANQNVIIAGVPESEKAKIEALARDHGLIDDEISEQRKNSMACVSFPTCPLAMAEAERFLPQFVTKVEGIMHRHGVGDEHIVLRITGCPNGCGRALLAELGLVGKAVGRYNLHLGGNREGTRIPRMYRENINEDEILGEIDLLVGRWAKERNAGEGFGDFTVRAGIVKPVLDPARDFWE